One Pseudomonas tolaasii NCPPB 2192 genomic window carries:
- a CDS encoding acetyl-CoA C-acetyltransferase: protein MTQALIFDAIRTPRGKGKADGALHSVKPVNLVAGLLTALAQRSDLDTHQVDDIVLGCVTPVGDQGADIAKTAALVADWDIGVAGVQVNRFCASGLEAVNLGAMKVRSGFEDLVVVGGVESMSRVPMGSDGGAWVLDPQTNLHSHFTPQGIGADLIATLEGFTRQDVDTFALQSQQKAARARADGSFNKSLIAVKDQNGIVLLDHDEFIRGDSTLEGLGKLKPSFEMMGQMGFDATALRVYSHVERINHVHTPGNSSGIVDGAALMLIGSEAKGRELGLQPRARIVATAVTSTDPTIMLTGPAPATRKALAKAGLSVEDIDLFEVNEAFASVVLKFIKDMGIDAARVNVNGGSIAMGHPLGATGCAILGTLLDELDVRQQRYGLATLCVGGGMGIATIIERL from the coding sequence ATGACCCAAGCTTTGATCTTTGATGCGATACGCACGCCCCGAGGCAAGGGCAAGGCCGATGGTGCCTTGCACAGCGTCAAACCGGTGAATCTGGTGGCTGGCCTGCTCACCGCGCTGGCACAGCGCAGTGATCTGGATACGCACCAGGTGGATGACATTGTTCTGGGCTGCGTGACCCCCGTGGGCGATCAGGGTGCTGACATCGCCAAAACCGCCGCGCTGGTGGCGGATTGGGACATCGGCGTTGCCGGCGTGCAGGTCAACCGCTTCTGCGCCTCGGGCCTTGAGGCGGTGAACCTTGGCGCGATGAAAGTGCGGTCCGGTTTCGAAGATCTGGTGGTGGTGGGTGGCGTCGAGTCCATGTCGCGCGTGCCCATGGGCAGCGACGGCGGCGCGTGGGTGCTCGATCCCCAAACCAACCTGCACAGCCATTTCACGCCGCAGGGGATTGGCGCCGACCTGATTGCCACCCTCGAAGGTTTTACGCGCCAGGACGTCGATACATTTGCCCTACAGTCCCAGCAGAAAGCCGCACGTGCTCGCGCAGACGGTTCTTTCAACAAGTCACTGATCGCGGTGAAGGACCAGAACGGTATCGTGTTGCTGGACCACGATGAATTCATTCGGGGCGACTCCACCCTCGAAGGCCTGGGCAAGCTCAAGCCAAGTTTCGAAATGATGGGGCAGATGGGCTTCGACGCCACGGCGCTGCGGGTTTACAGCCACGTGGAGCGCATCAACCATGTGCACACGCCGGGTAACAGTTCCGGCATTGTCGACGGCGCCGCGCTGATGCTGATCGGCTCCGAGGCCAAGGGGCGCGAGCTGGGCCTGCAACCGCGGGCGCGCATTGTGGCCACGGCGGTGACCAGCACCGACCCGACCATCATGCTCACCGGGCCTGCGCCCGCCACGCGCAAAGCCCTGGCCAAGGCCGGCCTGAGCGTGGAAGACATCGACCTGTTTGAAGTCAACGAAGCGTTTGCTTCCGTGGTCCTCAAGTTCATCAAGGACATGGGCATCGACGCCGCGCGGGTCAACGTCAACGGCGGCTCCATCGCCATGGGCCATCCGTTGGGCGCCACCGGCTGCGCCATTCTCGGCACCCTGCTCGACGAGCTGGACGTGCGTCAGCAACGTTATGGCCTCGCCACGTTGTGTGTCGGCGGTGGCATGGGTATCGCCACCATCATCGAACGCCTCTGA
- a CDS encoding c-type cytochrome → MKSILASLALLLALPAGAAQLTIELDHASKTWQTAELLARPDVQTVQVADDVSYKRNMTYRAVPLASLLPGLKPENHLQAVALDGFAAELSAAPLLQSHGARAWLAVEDPAHPWPALADGKPSAGPFYLVWTDPEAGNIGPEQWPFQVAGIKQLKTVAERFPGLLPDPKLAANDPVNQGFGLFQKNCLACHRLNGAGDAQVGPDLNLPYNPTEYFSGDFLKRYIRDPQSLRHWPQAKMPAFAASVLPDGELDLLVGYLKHMAGRKQQP, encoded by the coding sequence TTGAAATCCATCCTCGCCTCTCTCGCCTTGTTGCTGGCCCTCCCCGCCGGCGCCGCGCAATTGACCATTGAACTCGACCATGCCAGCAAGACCTGGCAGACCGCGGAGTTGCTCGCGCGCCCGGATGTGCAGACGGTGCAGGTAGCTGATGACGTTTCCTACAAGCGCAACATGACCTATCGGGCAGTGCCATTGGCCTCTCTCCTGCCCGGTCTGAAGCCTGAGAATCACCTGCAAGCCGTTGCCCTGGATGGCTTTGCCGCCGAGCTCAGCGCCGCGCCCTTACTGCAAAGCCACGGCGCCCGCGCCTGGCTGGCGGTGGAAGATCCCGCCCACCCGTGGCCCGCACTGGCGGACGGCAAGCCGAGTGCCGGGCCTTTTTACCTGGTGTGGACGGATCCCGAAGCCGGAAACATCGGCCCGGAACAGTGGCCATTCCAGGTGGCCGGGATCAAGCAATTGAAGACCGTGGCCGAGCGGTTTCCGGGCTTGTTGCCTGACCCGAAACTGGCAGCGAATGACCCGGTCAACCAGGGGTTTGGGTTGTTCCAGAAAAACTGCCTGGCCTGCCATCGCCTCAATGGTGCCGGTGATGCCCAGGTGGGGCCGGATCTGAATCTGCCCTACAACCCGACCGAGTATTTCAGCGGCGACTTTCTCAAGCGTTACATCCGTGACCCGCAGAGCCTGAGGCATTGGCCGCAGGCGAAGATGCCGGCGTTTGCTGCCAGTGTGTTGCCGGATGGCGAACTGGATTTGTTGGTGGGGTATTTGAAGCATATGGCGGGGCGCAAGCAGCAGCCCTAG
- a CDS encoding transglutaminase family protein yields the protein MRLSISHETTYHYEDQVRASIQYLRLTPHDSERQQVLSWQLDLPRPVRAQVDPFGNILHVLTLDEPHDAIIIGARGQVDIDELREAEHESQSAFPFLRSTRLTEVDEALRTFAGQHCHQRRDRTALIDLMHALHQRMVYTPGATDVDTSAAQAFGGGAGVCQDHTHAFLACARSLGVPARYVSGYLYTEDSTHLASHAWAEAWLDDAWYSFDVTNTLARPERHLKLAVGLDYLDACPVRGMRRGGGHEQMHAKVFVAPTPVISVQQQ from the coding sequence ATGAGACTCTCCATCAGCCACGAAACCACCTACCACTACGAAGACCAGGTTCGCGCAAGCATTCAGTACCTGCGTCTTACACCTCACGACAGCGAGCGCCAGCAGGTGCTGAGTTGGCAGCTCGACCTGCCGCGCCCGGTGCGTGCGCAGGTGGATCCGTTCGGCAATATCCTGCATGTGCTGACCCTGGACGAGCCTCACGACGCCATCATTATCGGCGCCCGTGGCCAGGTGGATATCGACGAGTTGCGCGAGGCGGAACACGAGAGCCAATCGGCCTTTCCATTTCTGCGCAGCACGCGTTTGACCGAAGTTGACGAAGCCTTGCGCACGTTTGCCGGGCAGCACTGCCATCAGCGCCGTGACCGCACCGCGCTGATCGACCTGATGCACGCGCTCCACCAACGCATGGTCTACACGCCGGGCGCCACCGACGTCGACACCAGCGCGGCGCAAGCCTTTGGTGGAGGCGCAGGCGTGTGCCAGGACCACACCCACGCGTTCCTGGCCTGCGCGCGCAGCCTGGGGGTTCCGGCGCGTTATGTGTCGGGGTATCTGTATACCGAGGACAGCACGCACCTGGCCAGCCACGCCTGGGCCGAAGCCTGGCTGGACGACGCCTGGTACAGCTTTGACGTGACCAACACGCTGGCCCGGCCCGAGCGGCATTTGAAGCTGGCGGTGGGGCTGGATTACCTGGACGCCTGCCCGGTGCGCGGCATGCGCCGGGGCGGCGGGCATGAGCAGATGCATGCCAAGGTGTTTGTGGCGCCGACGCCGGTGATCTCGGTGCAGCAGCAATAG
- a CDS encoding alpha-E domain-containing protein, with amino-acid sequence MLSRTASDLYWMSRYLERAENLARMLDVSYSLSLMPQDGRGDGLHELAMPLLITGTLEDYHARHGELDAERLLHFFALDAANPASIYSCLGAARASAHAVRGRITADMWENINATWLDIRDIARQGLSRYGMSRFCEWVKERSHLFRGATYGTIMRNDAFRFIRLGTFIERADNTLRLLDARYEMAGDRAFAVTDGTAHAYYQWSALLRALSSFEAYTEIYRDAPGARQVAELLLLRADVPRSLRACSEEIDQILASLPGLNGRPAQRLAAEMDARLRFTAIDEILEEGLHAWLTDFIPLVRQLGDAIYHSYLEAA; translated from the coding sequence ATGCTGAGTAGAACTGCCTCGGATTTGTATTGGATGTCGCGCTATCTGGAGCGCGCGGAAAACCTCGCGCGCATGCTCGATGTCAGCTACTCGCTGTCGCTGATGCCCCAGGACGGGCGCGGCGACGGCCTGCACGAATTGGCCATGCCGCTGCTGATCACCGGCACGCTGGAGGATTATCACGCGCGCCATGGCGAGTTGGACGCCGAACGCCTGTTGCACTTTTTCGCACTGGACGCCGCCAACCCGGCGAGCATCTACAGTTGCCTCGGCGCCGCGCGAGCCAGCGCCCATGCCGTGCGTGGGCGAATTACCGCCGATATGTGGGAAAACATCAACGCTACCTGGCTGGATATTCGCGATATCGCCCGTCAAGGGCTCAGCCGCTATGGCATGAGCCGCTTCTGTGAGTGGGTCAAGGAGCGCTCGCACCTGTTTCGGGGTGCCACCTACGGCACCATCATGCGTAACGATGCGTTTCGCTTTATTCGCCTGGGCACCTTTATCGAGCGTGCCGACAACACCCTGCGCTTGCTGGATGCGCGCTACGAAATGGCCGGCGACCGCGCGTTTGCGGTCACCGACGGCACGGCCCACGCCTACTATCAATGGAGTGCCTTGCTGCGTGCGTTGTCGTCATTCGAGGCCTACACCGAAATCTACCGCGACGCGCCCGGCGCCCGCCAGGTGGCGGAGTTGCTGCTGCTACGCGCCGATGTTCCGCGCTCGTTGAGAGCCTGCAGCGAAGAAATCGACCAGATCCTCGCCAGCCTGCCCGGCCTCAACGGTCGCCCGGCCCAGCGTCTGGCCGCCGAAATGGACGCGCGCCTGCGCTTTACCGCGATCGATGAAATTCTGGAGGAAGGCCTGCACGCCTGGCTGACCGACTTTATCCCCCTGGTGCGCCAGCTGGGCGACGCCATCTACCATTCCTACCTGGAGGCCGCATGA
- a CDS encoding circularly permuted type 2 ATP-grasp protein — protein sequence MTRTYYDEMYDGAGQVRPHYREFARWLAHTPAELLAQRRREADLLFHRAGITFTLYGDEQGTERLIPFDTIPRSIPASEWQIVERGCIQRVKALNLFLADLYHEQRIIKAGIIPAEQVLANDQYQLAMQGLDLHRDLYSHISGVDLVRDGDGTYYVLEDNLRTPSGVSYMLEDRKMMMRLFPELFAAQRIAPIDHYPNLLLDTLKSSSPLDNPSVVVLTPGRFNSAFFEHAFLAREMGVELVEGADLFVRDDRVFMRTTDGPKAVDVIYRRLDDAFLDPLAFKPESMLGVPGLLAAYRSGNVVLANAIGTGVADDKSVYPFVTEMIRFYLDEEPILKNVPTFQCRKPDELSHVLANLPELVVKETQGSGGYGMLVGPASTKAQIEAFRERIKAKPHAYIAQPTLCLSTCPTFVENGIAPRHIDLRPFVLSGKETRVVPGGLTRVALREGSLVVNSSQGGGTKDTWVVED from the coding sequence ATGACCCGCACTTATTACGACGAAATGTACGACGGGGCAGGGCAGGTTCGCCCCCATTACCGCGAGTTCGCCCGCTGGCTGGCGCACACCCCCGCCGAACTGCTGGCACAGCGCCGGCGCGAAGCCGATTTGCTGTTTCATCGCGCCGGTATCACCTTCACCCTGTATGGCGACGAGCAGGGCACCGAACGCCTGATTCCTTTCGACACGATCCCGCGCAGCATTCCGGCGAGCGAGTGGCAGATCGTCGAGCGCGGCTGCATCCAGCGGGTCAAGGCGCTGAACCTGTTTCTCGCCGACCTGTACCACGAGCAACGCATCATCAAGGCCGGAATCATTCCCGCTGAACAGGTGCTGGCCAACGATCAGTACCAGTTGGCGATGCAGGGGCTGGACCTGCACCGTGATTTGTATTCCCACATCTCGGGCGTCGATCTCGTACGCGATGGTGACGGCACGTACTACGTGCTTGAAGACAACTTGCGTACGCCCAGCGGCGTCAGCTACATGCTCGAAGACCGCAAGATGATGATGCGCCTGTTCCCCGAACTGTTCGCCGCCCAGCGCATCGCGCCCATCGACCACTACCCCAACCTGTTGCTCGACACCCTGAAAAGTTCTAGTCCGCTGGATAACCCCAGCGTGGTGGTGCTGACCCCGGGGCGCTTTAACAGTGCGTTCTTCGAGCACGCCTTTCTCGCGCGGGAAATGGGCGTGGAGCTGGTAGAAGGTGCTGACCTGTTCGTACGTGACGACCGCGTGTTCATGCGCACCACCGACGGCCCCAAGGCAGTGGATGTGATCTACCGCCGCCTCGACGACGCCTTCCTCGACCCGCTGGCGTTCAAGCCGGAGTCCATGCTCGGCGTGCCCGGCCTGCTCGCGGCTTACCGCTCGGGCAATGTCGTGCTGGCCAATGCCATCGGCACCGGGGTGGCGGATGACAAGTCGGTGTACCCCTTCGTCACCGAGATGATCCGTTTTTACCTGGATGAAGAGCCGATTCTGAAGAACGTTCCTACGTTTCAATGCCGTAAGCCCGATGAACTGTCCCACGTGCTGGCCAACCTTCCAGAGCTGGTCGTGAAAGAAACCCAAGGCTCCGGCGGTTACGGGATGCTCGTGGGGCCTGCGTCCACGAAGGCGCAAATCGAAGCCTTCCGTGAGCGCATCAAAGCCAAGCCCCACGCCTATATCGCCCAGCCGACCCTGTGCTTATCCACCTGCCCGACCTTTGTCGAAAACGGCATAGCGCCGCGCCACATCGACCTGCGCCCCTTCGTGTTGTCCGGCAAGGAAACCCGCGTGGTACCCGGTGGCTTGACCCGTGTAGCCCTGCGTGAAGGTTCGTTGGTGGTGAACTCGTCCCAGGGCGGCGGCACCAAAGACACCTGGGTGGTTGAGGACTGA
- a CDS encoding ribonuclease E inhibitor RraB has translation MSTAYQEDISTNVLRRMKEGGFDFSRFHPIEFYAIFPDEERARRAAGRFRGESLNAQVSARDDGAWYLELSKIMSATYDGIGDFEQDFGAVVEPLGGIIEGWGVKQEVRGLPM, from the coding sequence ATGAGCACAGCCTATCAAGAAGACATCAGCACCAACGTTCTGCGCCGCATGAAAGAAGGCGGCTTCGATTTCTCGCGTTTCCACCCCATCGAGTTTTACGCCATTTTCCCGGATGAGGAACGTGCGCGCAGGGCTGCGGGCCGGTTTCGTGGGGAGTCCCTGAATGCCCAGGTCAGCGCGCGGGATGATGGCGCCTGGTATCTGGAATTGAGCAAAATCATGTCTGCCACCTACGACGGCATAGGAGATTTCGAGCAAGACTTTGGGGCGGTGGTCGAGCCGCTGGGCGGGATCATCGAAGGGTGGGGCGTCAAGCAGGAGGTGCGTGGGTTACCCATGTAG
- a CDS encoding START domain-containing protein, with the protein MGSLKRMAVLCGFTVMFAATAQAEDWQVAKDEDGIKVSLSDIAGSKYKAYRGVTVIKAPVAKIQALQEDVAGACSWIHECKSQKLVDKKGDESWTYTQFKAPFPVTDRDSYLHITTTKAADGTLTRKLEGVPTYKPEEKGYVRVAQVDGFWKLVPKGENQTEVTYQVHTEPGGSVPSWLANKFVVDAPFNTLKALKEHAEK; encoded by the coding sequence ATGGGTTCGCTGAAACGAATGGCTGTGTTGTGCGGTTTTACGGTGATGTTTGCTGCCACGGCCCAGGCTGAGGATTGGCAGGTTGCCAAGGACGAAGACGGTATCAAGGTGTCCCTGAGCGACATTGCCGGTTCCAAGTACAAAGCTTACCGCGGCGTCACGGTGATCAAGGCTCCGGTCGCCAAGATCCAGGCCCTGCAGGAAGACGTGGCCGGTGCCTGCTCCTGGATTCATGAGTGCAAATCCCAAAAGCTGGTCGACAAGAAAGGTGATGAGAGTTGGACTTACACCCAATTCAAGGCGCCGTTCCCAGTGACGGATCGCGATTCCTACCTGCATATCACCACGACCAAGGCGGCCGATGGCACGCTGACACGCAAGCTCGAAGGCGTGCCGACTTACAAGCCTGAAGAAAAAGGCTACGTACGAGTCGCCCAGGTCGACGGTTTCTGGAAACTGGTGCCCAAAGGCGAGAACCAGACCGAAGTCACCTATCAAGTGCACACCGAGCCAGGCGGCAGCGTGCCATCGTGGCTGGCCAACAAATTCGTAGTGGATGCGCCGTTCAACACCTTGAAAGCCTTGAAAGAACACGCGGAGAAATAA
- a CDS encoding YkgJ family cysteine cluster protein produces the protein MKCREGCGACCIAPSISSPLPGMPDGKPAGERCLHLSVEQLCLLFGQPERPAVCSDFKADPEVCGTDQADAIRLIGWWEQMTAA, from the coding sequence ATGAAATGCCGTGAAGGCTGTGGCGCTTGCTGCATCGCCCCCTCCATCAGTTCACCGTTGCCGGGAATGCCTGATGGAAAACCTGCGGGCGAACGCTGTCTGCACCTATCGGTCGAACAGCTATGCCTGCTGTTCGGTCAACCTGAGCGCCCGGCGGTGTGCAGTGATTTCAAGGCCGATCCCGAGGTTTGCGGCACCGACCAAGCCGATGCGATCCGGCTGATCGGCTGGTGGGAGCAAATGACGGCGGCTTGA
- a CDS encoding PLP-dependent aminotransferase family protein: MTNLLLYQRIAQQLAEDIRRGVYQPGERVPSVRKMSSQLNVSHATVLQAYANLEDQGLIRARPQSGYYVHQTPALTAPTPDIARVERPGLVTRSSIIQQVLVESRREGVFPLGAAVPSVDYLPVRALHQQLAKVTRFQSPRAFSYMFSPGFEPLRRQVAIRMRDAGVVVDPSEVVITHGCVDALQMSLRVLTRPGDLIAAESPTYYGLLQLADLLGLKVIEIPSDPATGMSLEALQLAANQWSIKALVLTTRLSNPLGATMPEERQKQLLRLASDFDIQIVEDDIYGELMFELGRTKALKAYDRLDRVIYCSSFSKTLSPGVRIGWMIAGKYQQEIQRLQMFSTHSACSVTQMGVAAYLENGGYDRHLRYIRQEYRKNLSAFQLAVQQYFPEGTQMTRPTGGFILWVSLPGRVNTQELHVRALQQGISIAPGVIFSNTEQFNHCIRLNCGTPWNREAERALMTLGMLASQLCLETAAGL; encoded by the coding sequence ATGACCAATCTGTTGCTCTACCAACGTATCGCCCAGCAACTGGCTGAGGATATCCGGCGCGGCGTCTATCAGCCCGGCGAGCGTGTGCCGTCCGTGCGCAAGATGAGCTCACAGCTCAACGTCAGCCACGCGACGGTGCTGCAGGCCTACGCCAACCTGGAAGACCAGGGGCTGATCCGGGCGCGGCCGCAGTCGGGTTACTACGTGCACCAGACGCCCGCGCTCACCGCGCCGACGCCGGACATCGCACGGGTCGAGCGCCCGGGGTTGGTCACCCGCAGCAGCATCATTCAGCAGGTTTTGGTCGAATCGCGCCGCGAAGGCGTGTTTCCGCTGGGCGCCGCGGTGCCCAGCGTGGACTATCTGCCGGTGCGCGCGCTGCACCAGCAACTGGCCAAGGTCACACGCTTCCAGAGCCCGCGGGCATTCAGCTACATGTTCAGCCCCGGTTTTGAGCCGCTGCGCCGCCAGGTGGCGATCCGCATGCGCGATGCCGGGGTAGTGGTCGACCCCTCCGAAGTGGTGATCACCCACGGTTGTGTCGATGCGTTGCAGATGTCGTTGCGCGTGCTGACCCGCCCCGGCGACCTGATCGCCGCCGAGTCACCGACGTATTACGGCCTGCTGCAGTTGGCTGACTTGCTCGGCCTCAAAGTCATCGAAATCCCCAGCGACCCGGCCACCGGCATGAGCCTTGAGGCCCTGCAACTGGCGGCGAACCAGTGGTCGATCAAAGCCCTGGTGCTGACCACACGCCTGAGCAACCCGCTGGGCGCGACCATGCCTGAAGAGCGCCAGAAGCAGTTGCTGCGCCTGGCATCGGACTTCGATATCCAGATTGTCGAGGACGATATCTACGGCGAGCTGATGTTCGAACTCGGTCGCACCAAGGCCTTGAAAGCCTATGACCGCCTGGATCGGGTGATCTATTGCTCCAGCTTCTCCAAGACGTTGTCGCCGGGCGTGCGCATCGGCTGGATGATTGCCGGCAAGTATCAGCAGGAAATTCAGCGTTTGCAGATGTTCAGCACCCACTCGGCGTGCAGCGTCACGCAAATGGGGGTGGCGGCGTATCTGGAGAACGGCGGGTATGACCGGCACCTGCGCTACATCCGCCAGGAATACCGCAAGAACCTCAGCGCTTTTCAGCTGGCGGTGCAGCAGTATTTCCCCGAAGGCACGCAGATGACCCGTCCGACCGGCGGCTTCATCCTGTGGGTCAGTCTGCCTGGCCGGGTCAATACCCAGGAACTGCACGTGCGTGCCCTGCAGCAGGGCATCAGCATTGCGCCGGGGGTCATATTCAGTAATACAGAACAGTTCAACCACTGTATTCGCCTGAACTGCGGCACGCCGTGGAACCGCGAGGCAGAGCGCGCACTCATGACGCTGGGGATGCTGGCCAGCCAGTTATGCCTGGAGACCGCAGCCGGTCTGTGA
- a CDS encoding OmpA family protein, with product MSPMIRVLSCALLLGSGVLGGCASQPDSEQALQLAGSDFQKVKEDANVLRFAPKDVIRAGESLARADRLSSYWGSGADVVHYAYLSQRYSAIAREHTEQGLNAERGAKLELERQRLQLALRESKLASVQQQGKWLEEQIASLTTTQTDRGLVLTLGDMLFDTGEAELENSANRTVLKIVQFLQLNPKRVVRIEGYTDNTGGEQENLKLSRDRAQSVADVLMDLGIDEKRIQVEGYGDQYPVEANASERGRAQNRRVEIVFSDEKGQLGAAR from the coding sequence ATGAGCCCGATGATCCGTGTTTTGAGCTGTGCGCTGCTGCTGGGCAGCGGGGTGCTTGGCGGTTGCGCCAGCCAACCCGACAGCGAGCAGGCGTTGCAACTGGCAGGCAGCGACTTCCAGAAGGTCAAGGAAGACGCCAATGTACTGCGCTTTGCGCCCAAGGATGTGATCCGCGCCGGTGAGTCCCTGGCGCGTGCCGACCGTTTGTCCAGCTACTGGGGCAGCGGCGCCGACGTGGTGCATTACGCCTACCTGAGCCAGCGCTACAGCGCGATTGCCCGCGAACACACCGAGCAAGGGCTCAATGCCGAGCGCGGCGCCAAGCTCGAACTGGAACGTCAGCGCCTGCAACTGGCCCTGCGCGAGAGCAAGCTGGCCAGCGTGCAACAGCAAGGCAAGTGGCTTGAAGAGCAGATCGCCAGCCTGACCACCACCCAGACCGATCGCGGCCTGGTTCTGACCCTGGGCGATATGCTGTTCGACACCGGCGAAGCGGAGTTGGAAAACTCGGCCAACCGCACGGTGCTGAAAATTGTGCAATTCCTGCAACTGAACCCCAAGCGCGTGGTGCGCATCGAGGGTTACACCGACAACACCGGGGGCGAACAGGAGAACCTCAAGCTGTCCCGCGACCGTGCGCAATCGGTAGCGGATGTGCTGATGGACCTGGGAATCGACGAAAAGCGCATCCAGGTTGAGGGGTATGGCGACCAGTACCCGGTGGAAGCGAACGCCTCCGAGCGGGGCAGGGCGCAGAACCGCCGGGTGGAAATCGTGTTCTCCGACGAAAAAGGCCAGCTAGGCGCTGCCCGCTAG
- a CDS encoding DUF4398 domain-containing protein yields the protein MTLRPLFAALAVVALAGCAADPAPNEQMRLTRQALEQATAVGANADESPELKVAEEKFARAEANMADQSYKRARMRAEEAELDARLAEAKVLTGKSQEQLNVLNTRIARLRKQLQLGEAQ from the coding sequence GTGACTCTTCGACCTCTTTTCGCGGCCCTCGCCGTTGTCGCCTTGGCGGGATGTGCAGCCGATCCTGCGCCGAATGAACAAATGCGCCTCACCCGACAAGCCCTGGAACAGGCCACTGCCGTGGGTGCCAATGCCGATGAATCCCCTGAGCTGAAAGTGGCCGAAGAGAAGTTCGCTCGGGCCGAGGCCAACATGGCCGATCAATCCTACAAACGTGCGCGCATGCGGGCCGAAGAGGCCGAGCTGGATGCGCGCCTGGCCGAAGCCAAGGTACTGACCGGCAAAAGCCAGGAGCAACTGAACGTGCTCAACACCCGTATCGCCCGTCTGCGCAAGCAATTGCAGCTGGGGGAAGCACAATGA
- a CDS encoding substrate-binding periplasmic protein — MELRPWTVLLGLALLPGLTLAAGKCDRLVITGSPDAPPLLWRDPQDPTHLIGATADVLQQIGKDLGLKIDLLYGGKRVLALEEVRSGRMDILADAPLNLGELESLDYIHPALTQIDYLVWTRKDSPLAYTTAADLHGHKGAVSERARLSADFETFAGRQLSLQRLPTLTPAFQKLLLGEVDYVLAGRYSGMAMAQTLGMSNDLIAREIPVDQPGLYLAISHNSACNDPWLRGQLAKKMTELPASGVVQAAMQRNLERWKAQLQQPVGTPAK, encoded by the coding sequence ATGGAACTGCGCCCCTGGACCGTACTGCTGGGCCTTGCATTGCTGCCAGGCTTGACGCTGGCCGCCGGCAAATGTGACCGCCTGGTGATCACCGGCAGCCCGGATGCGCCGCCCTTGCTGTGGCGCGACCCGCAAGACCCGACCCACCTGATCGGCGCCACCGCCGATGTGCTGCAACAAATCGGCAAAGACCTGGGCTTGAAAATCGACCTGCTCTACGGCGGCAAACGCGTCCTGGCCCTGGAGGAAGTGCGCAGCGGGCGCATGGACATCCTCGCCGATGCGCCGCTGAACCTGGGCGAACTGGAAAGCCTCGATTACATCCACCCGGCGCTGACACAGATCGACTATCTGGTGTGGACCCGCAAGGATTCGCCGCTGGCCTACACCACCGCCGCCGACCTGCACGGCCACAAGGGGGCGGTCTCGGAACGTGCGCGGCTGAGCGCCGACTTCGAAACCTTTGCCGGCCGTCAGCTCAGCCTGCAACGCCTGCCCACCCTGACGCCGGCCTTCCAGAAGCTCTTGCTGGGGGAGGTGGACTACGTGCTTGCCGGGCGTTATTCGGGCATGGCCATGGCGCAGACGCTGGGCATGAGCAACGACTTGATCGCCCGTGAAATACCCGTCGATCAGCCCGGTTTGTACCTGGCGATTTCCCACAACTCCGCCTGCAATGATCCGTGGCTGCGCGGACAGTTGGCGAAAAAGATGACAGAATTGCCCGCATCCGGTGTGGTGCAAGCCGCCATGCAGCGCAATCTGGAACGTTGGAAAGCGCAACTGCAGCAACCCGTCGGTACCCCAGCAAAGTAA